A window of the Serratia sarumanii genome harbors these coding sequences:
- the npr gene encoding PTS phosphocarrier protein NPr produces MTVKQTVEIKNKLGMHARPAMKLFELVQSFDAEVMLRNESGTEAEASSVIALLMLDSAQGRHIEVEATGPDEVNALEAVVELFNSGFDED; encoded by the coding sequence ATGACGGTCAAACAGACGGTTGAAATCAAAAACAAGCTGGGCATGCACGCGCGCCCGGCGATGAAACTGTTCGAGCTGGTACAAAGCTTCGACGCCGAAGTGATGCTGCGCAACGAAAGCGGCACCGAAGCCGAGGCCAGCAGCGTCATCGCGCTGCTGATGCTGGACTCCGCCCAGGGCCGGCATATCGAAGTCGAAGCGACCGGCCCCGACGAAGTCAACGCACTGGAGGCGGTCGTCGAGCTGTTCAACTCCGGGTTTGATGAAGATTAG
- a CDS encoding BglG family transcription antiterminator — MVRFPYPRLAYLFDALQTETLPQDELAKRFAVSTRTVRADITALNEILDKYGARFVHNRGAGYRLQVDNAALFSALQHQERRKHATPRSAQERVHYLLVRFLTSAFSLKLEDLADEWFVSRGTLQNDMAEVRERLAHYQLTIETKPRYGMKLFGTEMAIRACLTDLLFQLQLADAENPLLNNEILLQPQVAAFAGLLHPLLSQYAIRLTDEGEQYLIFYCAVALRRINDGYPLPDFEVEDGDDAVRQVSTRLAAELRSASGKEISMAEEAYLRVNIAARRVQDVQPTEINADDEEALVDYILSYINAHYNYNLQGDEQLRADLLTHIKTMITRVKYQINIPNPLLANIKQHYPMAYDVTLAAVSSWGKYTPYTLSENEIGYLVLHIGVGLERHYNIGYERHPQVMLVCDTGNSTVRMIQAQIARKYPQLVMTRIVSLRDYEMLAHIDEDFVISTARIGEKNKPVVVMSPFPTDYQLEQLGKLVLVDRTRPYMLEKFFDAEHFMVLNEPLTQAELFSRVCGQLEREGYVGADFYPSVVEREAIVSTLLGEGIALPHSLGLLAKKTVVVTLLAPQGVAWGEGEVAHVIFLLAISKSDYEEAMAIYELFVTFVRERSMSLLLSSDSFDSFKAVALDCLSRS, encoded by the coding sequence ATGGTGCGATTTCCTTACCCGCGTTTGGCTTACTTGTTCGATGCTTTGCAAACCGAGACTTTGCCGCAGGATGAGCTGGCGAAGCGTTTCGCCGTGTCCACCCGCACGGTGCGGGCGGACATCACCGCGCTGAACGAGATTCTGGACAAATACGGCGCGCGTTTCGTGCATAACCGCGGGGCCGGCTATCGCCTGCAGGTCGATAACGCCGCGCTGTTCAGCGCCCTGCAGCATCAGGAGCGCCGCAAGCATGCCACCCCGCGCAGCGCGCAGGAGCGTGTGCATTATCTGCTGGTGCGTTTTTTGACCTCAGCCTTCTCCCTTAAACTGGAAGATCTGGCCGACGAGTGGTTCGTCAGCCGCGGTACGTTGCAAAACGACATGGCTGAGGTGAGAGAGCGTCTGGCGCACTATCAATTGACGATTGAAACCAAGCCGCGTTACGGCATGAAGCTGTTCGGCACGGAGATGGCGATCCGCGCCTGCCTGACCGATCTGCTGTTCCAACTGCAGCTGGCCGACGCCGAGAACCCGCTGCTCAACAACGAGATCCTGCTGCAGCCGCAGGTAGCGGCGTTCGCCGGATTGCTGCACCCGCTGCTGTCGCAATACGCCATTCGCCTGACCGACGAGGGCGAGCAGTACCTGATCTTCTACTGCGCGGTGGCGCTGCGGCGCATCAACGACGGCTATCCGCTGCCGGACTTCGAGGTGGAAGACGGCGACGACGCGGTGCGCCAGGTATCGACCCGCCTGGCGGCGGAACTGCGTTCGGCCTCCGGCAAAGAGATCTCGATGGCCGAAGAGGCCTATCTGCGGGTCAATATCGCCGCGCGGCGCGTGCAGGACGTGCAGCCGACCGAGATCAACGCCGACGATGAAGAAGCGCTGGTGGACTACATCCTGTCCTACATCAACGCACACTATAACTACAACCTGCAGGGCGACGAGCAGCTGCGGGCCGATCTGCTCACCCATATCAAGACCATGATTACGCGGGTGAAATACCAGATCAATATCCCCAATCCGCTGTTGGCCAACATCAAGCAGCACTATCCGATGGCTTACGACGTGACGCTGGCGGCGGTCTCCAGCTGGGGCAAATACACCCCCTATACCCTGAGCGAGAATGAGATAGGCTACCTGGTGCTGCACATCGGCGTGGGGCTGGAGCGGCATTACAACATCGGTTATGAACGCCACCCGCAGGTGATGCTGGTGTGCGATACCGGCAACTCGACGGTGCGCATGATCCAGGCGCAGATTGCGCGTAAGTATCCGCAGTTGGTGATGACGCGCATCGTCTCGCTGCGCGATTACGAGATGCTTGCGCATATCGACGAAGACTTCGTGATTTCCACCGCCCGCATCGGCGAAAAGAACAAGCCGGTGGTGGTGATGTCGCCGTTCCCAACCGATTACCAGCTGGAGCAGCTGGGCAAGCTGGTGCTGGTGGATCGCACCCGACCGTACATGCTGGAGAAGTTTTTCGACGCCGAGCATTTCATGGTGCTCAACGAGCCGCTGACGCAGGCGGAACTGTTCAGCCGGGTGTGCGGCCAGCTGGAGCGGGAAGGGTACGTCGGCGCGGACTTTTATCCGTCGGTGGTCGAACGCGAGGCGATCGTCTCCACCTTGCTGGGCGAGGGCATCGCGCTGCCGCACTCGCTGGGGCTGCTGGCCAAAAAGACCGTGGTGGTGACGCTGCTGGCGCCGCAGGGCGTCGCCTGGGGAGAAGGCGAGGTCGCGCACGTGATTTTCCTGCTGGCGATCAGCAAGAGCGACTATGAAGAGGCGATGGCGATCTACGAGCTGTTCGTCACCTTCGTGCGTGAACGCTCAATGAGCCTCCTGCTGAGCAGCGACAGCTTCGACAGCTTTAAAGCGGTGGCGCTGGACTGCTTGAGCCGGAGCTGA
- a CDS encoding lactonase family protein — translation MRNWQAPTRRTALFLALLAVTGPALHAEDAMNSTSSHFAYIGTYNPNGEGVYRVQVDPVSGALSQVTLVSKVPNPAQLTLGADGKTLYVASEVADFNGGKHGGITAYRVNPADGGLTQLNQVDSQGAGPVYLSSTPDGRHLLVANYVSGSVAAFPIEADGSLGAASSVQQQQGPAGAAKPAAAVNGSFAISDHNGPHAHMIASDPSGKFVFSTDLGLDRIYQWRFDATSGRLTPNDPPWIAASSAGAGPRHFVFHPDGETVLLVNEEASTLTSYRFDRQKGTLKQLHAVSALPADYQGTSFASGLALSKNGDTLYVANRLHNSIAQFSVGAGGELKPVAETWTRGDYPRSLALSPDGRYLYALNQRSDNITRFSVNPTDGKLSVVGGYLPIGSPSQMAFLPPPK, via the coding sequence ATGCGAAACTGGCAGGCTCCAACCCGACGCACCGCGTTGTTCCTGGCGCTGCTGGCCGTGACCGGCCCGGCGCTGCATGCTGAGGATGCAATGAATTCCACGTCATCTCATTTCGCCTATATCGGCACCTACAATCCCAACGGCGAAGGCGTTTACCGGGTGCAGGTCGATCCGGTCAGCGGCGCGCTGAGCCAGGTTACGCTGGTCAGCAAAGTGCCGAATCCGGCGCAGCTGACGCTGGGCGCTGATGGCAAGACGCTGTATGTCGCCAGCGAAGTGGCCGATTTCAACGGCGGCAAGCACGGCGGCATCACCGCTTACCGGGTCAATCCGGCCGACGGCGGCCTGACGCAGCTCAACCAGGTGGATTCGCAGGGAGCGGGGCCGGTGTATCTCTCATCGACACCGGACGGGCGCCATCTGCTGGTGGCCAACTACGTCAGCGGCAGCGTGGCGGCTTTCCCGATCGAAGCGGACGGCAGCCTGGGCGCCGCCAGCTCGGTGCAGCAACAGCAGGGCCCGGCGGGCGCGGCCAAACCGGCGGCGGCGGTGAACGGCAGCTTCGCCATCAGCGATCACAACGGCCCGCATGCCCATATGATCGCCAGCGATCCGAGCGGCAAGTTCGTGTTCTCCACCGATCTGGGGTTGGATCGCATCTACCAATGGCGCTTTGACGCCACGAGCGGCCGGCTGACGCCGAACGATCCACCGTGGATCGCCGCCTCTTCCGCCGGCGCGGGTCCACGTCACTTTGTGTTCCATCCGGACGGAGAAACCGTGCTGCTGGTGAACGAAGAGGCCTCGACGTTGACCAGCTACCGTTTTGATCGCCAAAAAGGTACTCTGAAACAACTGCATGCGGTTTCCGCGCTGCCCGCCGACTATCAGGGCACCAGCTTCGCTTCGGGGCTGGCGCTCAGCAAGAACGGCGACACGCTATACGTCGCCAACCGGCTGCATAACAGCATTGCCCAGTTCAGCGTGGGCGCCGGCGGTGAGTTGAAACCGGTGGCGGAAACCTGGACGCGCGGCGATTACCCGCGTTCGCTGGCGCTGAGCCCGGATGGCCGCTATCTGTATGCGTTGAACCAGCGCAGCGATAACATCACCCGCTTCAGCGTAAACCCGACGGACGGCAAACTCAGCGTTGTGGGCGGCTATCTGCCGATCGGCAGCCCCTCGCAAATGGCGTTTCTGCCGCCGCCGAAGTAA
- the dagF gene encoding 2-dehydro-3-deoxy-phosphogluconate aldolase — MKLQPNYYRDRVCLNVLAGSKANAQDIYAAAEGHVLVGVLSKNYPDVDSAVTDMLRYARLIENALSVGLGAGDPKQSAMVSLIAQQVQPQHVNQVFTGVGASRALLGQNDSVVNGLVSPTGRVGWVKISTGPLSAAAPDGIVPVETAIALLKDMGGSSIKYFPMGGLKCKDEYQYVAKACAEHDFMLEPTGGIDLENYEPIVEIALAAGVKRVIPHIYSSIIDAASGDTRPQDVKTLLAMTKKLVG; from the coding sequence ATGAAGCTGCAGCCTAACTACTATCGCGACCGCGTCTGCCTGAACGTGCTGGCCGGCTCCAAAGCCAATGCGCAGGACATCTACGCCGCGGCGGAAGGCCATGTGCTGGTGGGCGTGCTCTCCAAGAACTACCCGGACGTCGACAGCGCGGTGACCGACATGCTGCGCTATGCGCGCCTGATCGAAAACGCGCTCTCGGTCGGCCTGGGCGCCGGCGATCCGAAGCAGTCGGCGATGGTCAGCCTGATCGCTCAGCAGGTGCAGCCGCAGCACGTCAACCAGGTGTTTACCGGCGTTGGCGCCAGCCGCGCGCTGCTGGGCCAGAACGACAGCGTGGTCAACGGCCTGGTGTCGCCAACCGGCCGCGTTGGCTGGGTGAAGATCTCTACCGGCCCATTGAGCGCCGCGGCGCCGGACGGCATCGTGCCGGTGGAAACCGCCATCGCCCTGCTGAAAGACATGGGCGGCAGCTCCATCAAGTATTTCCCGATGGGCGGCCTGAAGTGCAAGGACGAATATCAGTACGTAGCCAAGGCCTGCGCCGAGCATGACTTTATGCTGGAGCCGACCGGCGGCATCGATCTGGAGAACTACGAGCCGATCGTCGAGATCGCGCTGGCGGCCGGCGTGAAACGCGTGATCCCGCATATCTACAGTTCGATCATCGACGCCGCCAGCGGCGATACGCGCCCACAGGACGTGAAAACTCTGCTGGCGATGACCAAAAAGCTGGTGGGCTGA